Proteins encoded together in one Dehalococcoidia bacterium window:
- a CDS encoding TlpA disulfide reductase family protein, with product MTTPHELEDRPQSRREWSGWLRSLVLPVGMVVAIVAGLLWYESRGSSDEAGVYGIVEPPAGSVAPGVALAAEKGKAPPDFYLETLDGGALRLSDLRGRPVLVNFWASWCAPCRQETPDFVRAHEANAASGLVIVGVNLQEADAQARRFVREFGVQYPVVMDRRGEVAAAWRIGGPTQGLPATYFIDRYGIVQKVVLGALRERDLAEGLALILGQD from the coding sequence ATGACCACGCCCCATGAGCTCGAGGACCGTCCGCAGAGCCGGCGCGAGTGGTCCGGCTGGCTCCGCAGCCTGGTGCTCCCCGTTGGCATGGTCGTCGCGATCGTCGCTGGTCTCCTGTGGTACGAGTCCCGCGGCTCCTCAGACGAAGCGGGAGTGTACGGCATCGTGGAGCCGCCGGCCGGATCGGTGGCGCCGGGTGTGGCCCTGGCGGCCGAGAAGGGGAAGGCGCCGCCGGACTTCTATCTCGAGACGCTGGACGGTGGCGCCCTCCGCCTCAGCGACCTGCGCGGCCGGCCGGTGCTGGTCAACTTCTGGGCTAGCTGGTGCGCCCCCTGCCGCCAGGAGACGCCGGACTTCGTCCGCGCCCACGAGGCAAACGCCGCCAGCGGGCTGGTGATCGTGGGGGTAAACCTCCAAGAAGCCGACGCCCAGGCTCGGCGCTTCGTGCGCGAGTTCGGCGTCCAGTACCCTGTGGTCATGGACCGGCGCGGCGAAGTGGCGGCAGCGTGGCGCATCGGCGGCCCGACGCAGGGACTGCCAGCCACCTACTTCATCGACCGCTACGGCATCGTCCAGAAGGTCGTGTTAGGGGCGCTGCGCGAGCGAGACCTGGCCGAGGGCCTGGCGCTGATCCTGGGGCAGGACTGA